In the genome of Caldalkalibacillus salinus, one region contains:
- the panD gene encoding aspartate 1-decarboxylase: protein MFRHMMKAKLHKATVTEANLNYVGSITIDQDLLDQVDILPQEKVQVVNNNNGARLETYVIPGERGSGVICLNGAAARLVQPGDTVIVISYAMVEEKELNQFRSKVAIMDKDNRIAQLMNQEVHGTIPTV, encoded by the coding sequence GTGTTTAGACACATGATGAAAGCAAAGCTACACAAAGCAACTGTGACAGAAGCGAATCTGAACTATGTCGGTAGTATTACCATTGATCAAGACCTATTAGACCAGGTGGATATTTTGCCCCAGGAAAAAGTGCAGGTTGTCAACAATAATAATGGTGCACGCCTGGAAACGTACGTCATTCCTGGCGAAAGGGGATCAGGTGTGATATGTCTCAATGGCGCTGCAGCAAGACTGGTTCAACCTGGTGACACGGTAATTGTTATTTCCTATGCGATGGTAGAGGAAAAAGAATTGAATCAGTTCCGTTCAAAAGTCGCCATCATGGATAAAGATAATCGGATTGCACAATTAATGAATCAAGAAGTTCATGGCACCATACCCACCGTTTAA
- a CDS encoding tetratricopeptide repeat protein, with amino-acid sequence MSVQQVFDQLNQKLSELKKQTNQGIISEDERQQELEALKKTSEEIVEEWLKFEEKLGQYLDLIQSGDEKQGQSSSMSPKPAIDVEEAKHAYQSFYLPKDTLTETNDSAEWTKGKALYDLLMFEHAVPYLEKTVQTQPDFEMAKLYLGHAYLAINETSKAKYYLQFLVDTTSKVELYHLAVHALACLEGSQENYEKALRYFEKMQVNQLKPEWIYVYFHNYGTTLYQLGKYDDCIDLYTKGYQTFQHDWKMPYMLGKVYMKKGDQEAGIAYWFEALQVEEHPSLLKDMAAYFEEKALHQMAAQCYDRLLKYKAHLQDREAWFGLAWNYGLSQQQDKSRETFIKALSLFPDYIELQISYTWMLLFWKEWEAAHRNIDRLVQVKPGHPLVQSLKSLADGDLEEALQTVSDGVLQSH; translated from the coding sequence ATGAGTGTGCAACAAGTATTCGACCAGTTAAATCAAAAGCTTTCAGAACTGAAGAAACAAACGAATCAAGGGATTATCAGTGAAGATGAACGACAACAAGAGTTAGAAGCACTTAAGAAAACCAGTGAAGAAATTGTAGAAGAGTGGTTGAAGTTTGAGGAAAAGCTAGGACAGTACTTAGACCTAATACAGTCAGGGGATGAGAAACAAGGACAGTCATCATCGATGAGTCCTAAACCCGCAATAGATGTCGAGGAAGCTAAGCACGCCTATCAATCCTTTTATTTACCGAAAGATACATTGACCGAAACGAATGATTCTGCAGAGTGGACAAAAGGTAAAGCACTATATGACCTCTTAATGTTTGAACATGCAGTCCCGTACTTAGAAAAAACGGTGCAGACCCAACCAGATTTTGAGATGGCTAAGCTGTACTTAGGGCATGCTTATTTGGCTATAAATGAAACGTCTAAAGCAAAGTATTATCTTCAGTTTCTTGTAGATACAACGTCAAAAGTCGAGCTCTATCATCTGGCTGTACACGCCTTAGCCTGTCTTGAAGGGAGTCAAGAAAATTATGAGAAAGCACTCCGCTATTTTGAGAAAATGCAAGTTAATCAATTAAAACCGGAGTGGATTTACGTCTACTTCCATAATTATGGTACGACACTTTATCAGCTAGGCAAATATGACGACTGTATTGATCTTTATACCAAAGGATATCAAACGTTTCAACACGACTGGAAAATGCCGTACATGTTAGGAAAGGTTTATATGAAAAAGGGAGATCAAGAAGCAGGGATCGCCTATTGGTTTGAAGCTTTGCAAGTGGAAGAACATCCGTCTCTGCTGAAGGATATGGCTGCATACTTTGAAGAAAAAGCGCTACATCAAATGGCAGCTCAATGTTATGATCGGTTATTGAAGTATAAAGCACACCTGCAAGATCGAGAAGCATGGTTCGGATTAGCTTGGAATTACGGTTTATCTCAACAACAAGATAAGAGCCGAGAAACCTTTATAAAAGCCCTTAGCTTATTCCCAGACTATATAGAACTTCAGATCTCTTATACGTGGATGTTGTTGTTCTGGAAAGAATGGGAGGCAGCCCATCGTAACATCGACCGTTTGGTGCAGGTCAAACCAGGGCATCCCCTCGTTCAGTCTTTAAAAAGCCTAGCCGATGGGGATCTTGAGGAAGCATTACAAACAGTTTCAGACGGTGTCCTACAATCACACTAG